One Sodalinema gerasimenkoae IPPAS B-353 DNA segment encodes these proteins:
- the ylqF gene encoding ribosome biogenesis GTPase YlqF: MAAIQWYPGHIARAERQLKEQLNRVDVVLEVRDARIPLATHHPQLEGWLGDKARVLVLNRMDMISPAVQEAWESWFRDRGEVPYFTDARQGKGVSQVARAAEKAGSGVNERRISRGMRPRPIRAVVIGFPNVGKSALINRLLRRKIVESARRAGVTRQLRWVRLSDRPGKSANLEILDAPGIIPWRLDNQDNAVKLAICEDIGEASYDNQRVAAMMVDLMTQLPELAGQQPPSELLRDRYGLNPQDMTGESYLTQLGGDRHQGDIERAACELLNDFRKGTLGKIPLELPV, from the coding sequence ATGGCGGCAATTCAATGGTACCCGGGCCATATCGCCCGGGCTGAACGGCAACTCAAAGAACAACTCAACCGCGTCGATGTGGTGTTGGAGGTTCGCGATGCCCGCATTCCCCTGGCCACCCATCATCCTCAGTTAGAGGGCTGGTTGGGAGACAAGGCCCGTGTCTTGGTTCTCAATCGTATGGATATGATTTCCCCGGCGGTTCAGGAGGCTTGGGAGTCTTGGTTTCGCGATCGCGGCGAAGTGCCCTATTTCACCGATGCCCGTCAGGGGAAAGGGGTGTCTCAGGTGGCCCGGGCGGCGGAAAAAGCCGGTTCTGGGGTTAACGAACGGCGCATCTCCCGAGGAATGCGCCCTCGCCCCATTCGGGCCGTGGTGATTGGCTTCCCTAATGTAGGCAAATCCGCCCTTATTAACCGCCTCTTGCGGCGTAAGATCGTCGAAAGTGCTAGACGGGCTGGGGTGACTCGCCAGTTGCGCTGGGTGCGTTTGAGCGATCGCCCCGGCAAATCCGCCAATCTGGAAATCCTCGATGCCCCCGGTATTATTCCCTGGCGCTTGGATAATCAGGATAATGCCGTCAAACTGGCCATTTGTGAGGATATCGGCGAAGCGTCTTATGATAACCAGCGAGTGGCGGCGATGATGGTGGATTTGATGACTCAGTTACCGGAGTTAGCCGGCCAACAGCCCCCCTCAGAACTGCTGCGCGATCGCTATGGCCTGAATCCCCAGGACATGACTGGGGAGTCCTATCTAACTCAATTAGGGGGCGATCGCCATCAAGGGGATATCGAACGGGCCGCCTGTGAACTTCTCAATGATTTCCGCAAAGGAACCCTTGGCAAAATCCCCCTAGAATTGCCGGTCTGA